TCGACCTGCCGGAGACCCCGCCGGTCATCGCGGTCGCCGCGAGCGGCCGGTCCTCGGCGACGATGGCGGCGGAACTCGGCGACGGCCTGTTCGTCACCGAGCCGAAGGCCTCGATCGTCGAGCACTACCGGCAGGCCGGGGGCGACGGTCCCCGCTACGCCGAGGTGCCGATGGCCTGGGCCACCGACGACCAGCAGGCCGTGCGGGCGGTACTGGAGACCAGCCGGTGGATGGTGACCGGCTGGAAGGTGATGAGCGAGCTGCCGAACCCGGTCAACTTCGACGCCGCGAGCGCGTACGTCGAGGAGCACCACGTCCGGGAACTGTTCTCCGTCGGGCCGGACCCGGAGGCGCACGTGGCGGCCGTCCGCCCCTATGTCGAGGCCGGCTACGACCACGTCGTGCTGCAGAACGCCGGCCCCGACCCGGACGGCTTCCTCGACTTCTTCGCCGGCGACCTCGCCGGCCGGCTGCGCGCCCTCGGCTGAGCCGTCCGACGCGCGGGGGGCGCGTCCGGCACCGCCCGCCGCGATCGCGATGATCGCCGACGGGCGGCCGGACGCGCCCCCGGGTCGGGGCGGGTCGTCCCGGCCGGGACGGCCCGCCGACCGGTCAGCGGAAGCAGTTCGCCACCGGCACCCTGCTGCCCTCGCAGTTGGTGGGCTCGTTG
The nucleotide sequence above comes from Micromonospora sp. M71_S20. Encoded proteins:
- a CDS encoding TIGR03557 family F420-dependent LLM class oxidoreductase, with amino-acid sequence MRIGYKLASEGYGPQEIIRQAVRAEQAGFDFVEMSDHFHPWLDTQGHSSFTWSVLGAVAAKTERIGLATGVTCPTVRYHPAIIAQAAATMALISDGRFTLGVGAGERLNEHVVGQGFPSVRGRHERLREALEIIRLLWQGGYRSYEGKHLHLEDARIFDLPETPPVIAVAASGRSSATMAAELGDGLFVTEPKASIVEHYRQAGGDGPRYAEVPMAWATDDQQAVRAVLETSRWMVTGWKVMSELPNPVNFDAASAYVEEHHVRELFSVGPDPEAHVAAVRPYVEAGYDHVVLQNAGPDPDGFLDFFAGDLAGRLRALG